The following proteins come from a genomic window of Verrucomicrobiia bacterium:
- a CDS encoding putative Ig domain-containing protein codes for MRVRLHFPRGGGFKRAISFFTVLLFTATSLLVVSPAELLAAPSVGSPIASPSSLVSNVATQLTVTTQITTAAGDPNVIKTSVYLYKLDAQNRIVRTYGPMKDDGTGGDAVANDNKFTFKGPFTETAPLRLQTSAAFERVVRRVYSPVVVVPISTNNPPPVFTSTAVTTATKQLGYLYEMTASDPNDAPETLVFSLVSGPAGAEVSGHSLTWVPADDQNGSFPVVVKVADPAGASATQSFNIAVQDLNLPPTIESVPATSARAGQEFLYDVDAFDPEGKPLRFSLQSAPPTGMTLDPATGLLRWTPGTAQTKKITVDATDPEGAFDEQSFNLTVYDGTPLQLTSPKGTYQVKAGETLTIPLQANLPKALFSADPLPDHSEVTPPSFIFKPDGGQAGTHTVLFEARAGEQHVGNVVTINVIKDAAVNAAPQLAAIPAQSVNEGASLSFVVSATDPDGDPLTFSAPGLSLPNAFFSQVTQQFIFNPSYQQAGVYPVTFQVSDGIETSQTVVAITVKDVAPPTTILKLVVDKTPNPTFNAALPITGNVTGQPGLPPPPETLRFVTGLSPAFTAAGETKQIDITATGTDFKQETTSASFGEGVAVQTLEILSPVTARATVKVDGNAASGPREVSMTDNGLDVPSLVAFSVGDGVTSVSGKVIDVFTTQPLAGAKVTINGTAFSTTTGADGKFNLVNAPTGDHTLLILRDNYTVGKVDLTLGAGQALDLADPIGLKALAVPFSLGGSLPRAATLASVLDRGVTNKNGNLTLEEARAVVQDTLLAVGGIEAGVLDESGAQLNPKIKGFGDLSLTQDGVTAQANSLIHGEVFTLEEFHSVLAGAFSFPLGFTLENFIQGLQKAVDEAWADPSNPDSAMAIVLFNEGTGLQATAPVLTAGTRLNRFQVFLLSTSFLVYNQTALANSVDEMLKANNIDADALMPPPRFPPPAGGASSGGSGGGGGLGGLGLVMLNFGMPDANAQAAPNNDSCKNTAQIPCNIGDLSARRTFTKVYRQIGANAIAEANTGGLFSAFIAMAMQAFIGFTIGMTGGVAGAVGGALVVAAAYAAGSAAILFNKLVMGWYVALVAASFEPPPPEGRNSALDDNGNYVINFNRSQAEFNQPKENPPNTLHKDLAYHLYRFPSCAPPNFGQAEFIPIEAKADPSSPQNEKDPPTGPLRFVVPKAMLKPGRNHFRIRSFQHLKNAKQPLVEGMELFDSNEDGLLTLDEFQRGGFGSHLAFNPLDKNADGKLDAAEFAKARRPDNLPQSVDLGGGLPQKNVSVAMGSIDITADKYKQRLPEVRDNIRQTVYDDEIKEVNQNLANLRKAQAQLVMPDKPFFDENVNAFKLTKDITDAAERQALQTLSVKGGDANAQGKVKAGQVAKQIFQKYYGVDPTAAQVKLVEETFETYRQVKVERANFESQYDALRDFTQKVYAVQRGESPEETVNLPTRRFPDRFGVAETKPFTITPANADAAEEALRQNHTFEFAVNRKSDPITSAGLVFEGGASSLAPGGQAEDEAFFPRRAGADLNIGNVNYELMREGMSLKTGLSNTELDTVMGTFKSDITETGLRSQALPQEIENEEFRLRNLQKLGELSRPLPSTEFPPGVSSTAPKIDRPAGLSPVFEGGVNGIVGTGGAVLGHSTTLVTFMDSIKVLGSEFSESCFETGSSAAAPTEIFPPPIEPYPFFGQANAVIRAFKISSKDGVFAVEYPGEHEVRMVAGTGFPPGGLTTDFLGRLYSVNMASAEKFGGRIFRFTINSTTGRGQFPLTRELMGAINYYSMMIQLARPANPVALVAGSSYLTQSETGTLVTTNDLYAADFDIIDGRKRILKIYTSLADTKPSYYAESKGNRNHLVGQDIVVDARLQLTGPTDMVMGPDPDNPVAQTGGDKMILISDENTIYAVLRTGASENYTLVPVISQFGRRWSGMAFDKQGRFYFADFERGDIYMMTWDKLRAAVLASKQSGQAFIDDDIRMAQNAYRIAANLVQPGDIELESFSMHPQSVLYVSTYGGVLPLPLPIVGRLNLLQDAVIKRYSVEDKIEKDGIADTFRIVPSKDDLASMRSIVRIKVTDAAGQETWQERSIVLSSTGATILTEAVT; via the coding sequence TTGCGAGTCCGTCTTCATTTCCCCCGCGGTGGTGGTTTCAAACGGGCCATTTCTTTTTTCACCGTCCTCCTTTTCACCGCGACTTCTCTTCTCGTCGTTTCTCCCGCGGAGCTTCTGGCCGCGCCTTCTGTCGGCTCACCCATCGCTTCGCCGTCCAGCCTTGTCTCGAACGTCGCGACCCAGCTTACCGTGACGACCCAGATTACGACCGCGGCGGGGGATCCGAACGTCATCAAGACGAGCGTCTACCTTTATAAGCTCGACGCGCAGAACCGCATCGTGCGCACCTACGGTCCCATGAAAGACGACGGGACGGGCGGCGACGCCGTCGCCAACGACAACAAATTCACGTTCAAGGGGCCTTTCACGGAAACCGCGCCGCTGCGCCTGCAGACGTCCGCGGCTTTCGAGCGCGTGGTCCGCCGCGTTTATTCGCCGGTCGTGGTCGTGCCGATTTCGACGAACAACCCGCCGCCGGTTTTCACGTCGACGGCGGTCACGACGGCAACCAAGCAGCTCGGCTACCTTTATGAGATGACGGCTTCCGATCCCAACGATGCTCCGGAGACGCTGGTCTTCTCGCTGGTCAGCGGGCCCGCGGGTGCCGAAGTTTCCGGGCACAGCCTGACCTGGGTGCCTGCCGATGATCAAAACGGATCGTTCCCGGTCGTGGTGAAAGTGGCGGATCCTGCGGGCGCCTCGGCCACGCAATCCTTTAATATCGCGGTGCAGGACCTGAATCTACCGCCGACGATCGAGTCCGTTCCCGCGACCTCGGCCAGGGCCGGCCAGGAATTTCTTTACGACGTCGACGCCTTTGATCCCGAAGGCAAACCGCTGCGGTTTTCGCTGCAGTCCGCGCCGCCTACGGGGATGACGCTGGATCCGGCCACGGGCCTGCTCCGCTGGACGCCCGGCACGGCGCAGACCAAAAAAATCACGGTCGATGCCACGGACCCGGAAGGCGCTTTCGACGAGCAGAGCTTCAACCTCACGGTTTACGACGGCACGCCGCTGCAGCTCACTTCGCCGAAAGGCACGTATCAGGTCAAGGCCGGCGAAACTTTGACTATTCCGCTGCAGGCCAATCTTCCCAAGGCGCTTTTCTCGGCGGACCCGCTGCCGGACCATTCGGAGGTCACGCCTCCGTCTTTTATCTTCAAGCCGGACGGCGGGCAGGCCGGGACGCACACGGTCCTGTTCGAGGCCAGAGCAGGGGAACAGCACGTCGGCAATGTCGTGACGATCAACGTCATCAAGGACGCGGCCGTGAACGCGGCGCCGCAGCTCGCGGCCATTCCGGCCCAGAGCGTCAACGAAGGCGCGTCGCTTTCGTTTGTCGTCAGCGCGACCGACCCGGACGGCGACCCGCTCACGTTTTCGGCGCCCGGCCTTTCGCTGCCGAACGCTTTCTTCAGCCAGGTGACGCAGCAGTTCATTTTCAATCCGAGTTACCAGCAGGCCGGCGTTTATCCGGTCACGTTCCAGGTCTCAGACGGCATCGAAACCTCGCAGACCGTCGTGGCCATCACGGTCAAGGACGTGGCGCCGCCCACGACGATCCTCAAACTCGTGGTCGACAAGACTCCGAACCCGACCTTCAACGCGGCGCTGCCCATCACTGGAAATGTGACGGGACAGCCCGGGCTGCCGCCGCCTCCCGAAACGCTGCGTTTCGTGACGGGACTGAGCCCGGCTTTTACCGCCGCCGGCGAAACCAAGCAGATCGACATCACCGCCACCGGCACGGATTTCAAACAGGAAACCACGTCGGCCTCGTTCGGCGAAGGCGTCGCGGTGCAGACGCTCGAAATCCTCTCGCCGGTCACGGCGCGCGCGACAGTCAAGGTCGACGGCAACGCCGCGTCCGGCCCGCGCGAAGTGAGCATGACCGACAACGGCCTCGACGTTCCGTCGCTTGTCGCGTTCTCGGTCGGCGACGGCGTGACTTCGGTCAGCGGAAAAGTCATCGACGTTTTCACCACGCAGCCGCTCGCGGGCGCGAAAGTCACGATCAACGGCACCGCGTTTTCCACGACCACCGGCGCGGACGGAAAGTTCAATCTCGTCAACGCGCCGACGGGCGACCATACGCTGCTCATCCTGCGGGACAATTACACGGTCGGCAAAGTCGACCTGACGCTCGGCGCGGGCCAGGCGCTCGACCTCGCGGACCCGATCGGCCTCAAGGCCCTTGCGGTGCCGTTCAGCCTCGGCGGTTCGCTGCCGCGCGCGGCGACTCTCGCCAGCGTGCTCGACCGCGGCGTGACCAACAAGAATGGAAATCTGACGCTGGAAGAGGCGCGGGCCGTCGTGCAGGACACGCTCCTCGCGGTCGGCGGCATCGAAGCCGGCGTCCTCGACGAATCCGGCGCGCAGCTGAATCCCAAGATCAAAGGCTTCGGCGATCTTTCGCTGACCCAGGACGGCGTCACTGCGCAGGCCAACTCCCTCATCCACGGCGAAGTTTTCACGCTCGAAGAATTCCATTCGGTTCTTGCCGGGGCCTTTTCTTTCCCGCTGGGATTTACGCTCGAAAATTTCATCCAGGGCCTGCAAAAAGCCGTCGACGAAGCTTGGGCCGACCCCTCGAATCCGGATTCGGCCATGGCGATTGTCCTTTTCAATGAAGGCACGGGACTGCAGGCCACGGCGCCCGTCCTGACCGCGGGCACGCGCCTGAACCGCTTCCAGGTGTTCCTGCTTTCCACCAGCTTCCTCGTCTACAATCAGACGGCACTCGCCAATTCCGTGGATGAAATGCTCAAAGCCAACAACATCGACGCGGATGCGCTCATGCCGCCGCCGCGTTTTCCGCCTCCGGCTGGAGGCGCTTCGTCGGGCGGCAGCGGGGGAGGCGGCGGGCTCGGCGGCCTCGGACTGGTGATGCTCAATTTCGGAATGCCCGATGCGAATGCCCAGGCCGCGCCCAACAACGATTCCTGCAAGAACACGGCCCAGATTCCCTGCAACATCGGCGACCTCAGCGCGCGCCGCACGTTCACGAAGGTTTACCGCCAGATCGGCGCGAACGCGATCGCCGAAGCGAATACGGGCGGGCTTTTCAGCGCTTTCATCGCCATGGCGATGCAGGCCTTTATTGGCTTCACGATCGGCATGACCGGCGGCGTCGCCGGCGCGGTCGGCGGGGCCCTGGTCGTCGCGGCCGCTTACGCCGCGGGCAGCGCGGCCATTCTTTTCAACAAGCTGGTGATGGGCTGGTACGTGGCGCTGGTCGCGGCGAGTTTCGAGCCGCCTCCGCCGGAAGGCCGCAATTCGGCGCTCGACGACAACGGGAATTACGTCATCAATTTCAACCGCAGCCAGGCCGAGTTCAACCAGCCGAAGGAAAATCCGCCCAATACCCTGCATAAAGACCTGGCGTATCATCTCTACCGCTTCCCGAGCTGCGCGCCGCCGAATTTCGGCCAGGCGGAATTTATCCCCATCGAGGCCAAGGCCGATCCGTCGAGCCCTCAGAATGAGAAGGATCCGCCCACCGGCCCGCTGCGTTTCGTGGTGCCGAAAGCCATGCTGAAACCCGGCCGCAATCATTTCCGCATCCGCAGCTTCCAGCACCTCAAAAATGCAAAGCAGCCGCTCGTCGAGGGCATGGAACTCTTCGACAGCAACGAGGACGGCCTGCTGACGCTCGACGAATTCCAGCGCGGCGGTTTCGGCAGCCATCTGGCGTTCAATCCTCTGGACAAGAATGCCGACGGCAAGCTGGACGCGGCGGAATTCGCCAAGGCCCGGAGGCCGGACAATCTTCCCCAGTCGGTGGATCTCGGCGGGGGGCTGCCGCAGAAAAATGTCAGCGTCGCGATGGGAAGCATCGACATCACCGCCGACAAGTACAAGCAGCGCCTGCCGGAGGTGAGGGACAATATCCGCCAGACGGTCTATGACGACGAAATCAAGGAAGTGAACCAGAACCTCGCCAACTTGCGCAAGGCGCAGGCGCAGCTCGTCATGCCGGACAAGCCGTTTTTTGACGAAAACGTCAATGCTTTCAAGCTGACCAAGGACATCACCGATGCCGCCGAAAGGCAGGCGCTCCAGACGCTCTCGGTAAAAGGGGGCGACGCCAACGCGCAGGGCAAGGTGAAGGCCGGGCAGGTGGCGAAGCAGATTTTCCAGAAATATTACGGCGTGGATCCCACGGCCGCGCAGGTCAAGCTCGTGGAAGAAACGTTCGAGACCTACCGCCAGGTCAAGGTCGAGCGCGCCAATTTCGAATCGCAGTACGACGCCTTGCGGGATTTTACGCAGAAGGTCTATGCGGTGCAGCGCGGCGAATCCCCCGAAGAAACGGTGAACTTGCCCACGCGCCGTTTTCCGGACCGCTTCGGTGTCGCCGAAACCAAGCCCTTTACGATTACGCCCGCGAATGCCGATGCCGCCGAAGAAGCGCTCCGGCAGAACCACACTTTCGAGTTTGCCGTCAACCGCAAGAGCGATCCGATTACGAGCGCCGGCCTTGTTTTCGAAGGCGGAGCCTCCAGCCTCGCGCCCGGCGGCCAGGCCGAAGACGAGGCTTTTTTCCCGCGCCGCGCGGGTGCCGACCTGAACATCGGCAACGTGAATTACGAGCTCATGCGCGAAGGCATGAGCCTGAAGACGGGCTTGTCGAACACGGAGCTCGACACGGTCATGGGAACTTTCAAGTCGGACATCACGGAAACCGGCCTCCGTTCGCAGGCGCTGCCGCAGGAGATCGAGAACGAGGAATTCCGCCTCCGCAACCTTCAGAAGCTGGGCGAGCTGTCGCGGCCGCTGCCGTCCACGGAATTTCCGCCGGGCGTTTCCAGCACGGCGCCTAAGATCGACCGTCCGGCGGGCCTCAGTCCTGTTTTCGAAGGCGGCGTGAACGGCATCGTCGGCACGGGCGGCGCCGTGCTCGGGCATTCGACGACGCTCGTCACGTTCATGGACAGCATCAAGGTGCTGGGCAGCGAATTTTCCGAGTCGTGCTTCGAAACCGGCTCTTCGGCCGCGGCCCCAACCGAAATTTTTCCTCCGCCCATCGAACCTTATCCGTTTTTCGGGCAGGCGAACGCGGTCATCCGCGCGTTCAAGATCAGCAGCAAAGACGGCGTCTTCGCCGTGGAGTATCCCGGCGAACACGAAGTGCGCATGGTGGCCGGCACCGGGTTTCCTCCGGGCGGCCTGACCACGGATTTCCTGGGGCGCCTGTATTCGGTCAACATGGCCAGCGCCGAGAAGTTCGGAGGACGCATTTTCCGCTTTACGATCAACAGTACCACCGGCCGCGGCCAGTTCCCGCTGACGCGCGAACTCATGGGCGCCATCAATTATTATTCGATGATGATCCAGCTTGCGCGGCCGGCCAATCCCGTCGCGCTCGTCGCGGGCTCTTCCTATCTGACACAGTCGGAAACCGGGACGCTCGTCACGACCAACGACCTCTACGCGGCGGACTTCGACATCATCGACGGCCGGAAGCGCATCTTGAAAATCTACACCAGCCTGGCCGACACCAAGCCCAGCTATTACGCGGAATCCAAAGGAAACCGCAACCACCTCGTCGGCCAGGACATCGTCGTCGACGCGCGGCTCCAGCTTACGGGGCCGACCGACATGGTCATGGGCCCGGACCCGGACAATCCGGTCGCGCAGACGGGCGGCGACAAGATGATCCTGATCTCCGACGAAAACACCATTTATGCCGTCTTGCGCACGGGCGCGTCGGAAAACTACACGCTGGTGCCGGTCATCAGCCAGTTCGGCCGGCGCTGGTCGGGCATGGCCTTTGACAAACAGGGGCGTTTTTATTTTGCCGATTTCGAACGCGGCGACATTTACATGATGACCTGGGACAAGCTGCGCGCGGCGGTCCTGGCGAGCAAGCAGAGCGGACAGGCGTTCATCGACGACGATATCCGGATGGCTCAAAACGCTTACCGCATTGCCGCGAATCTGGTGCAGCCGGGCGACATCGAGCTCGAGAGCTTCTCGATGCATCCGCAGTCGGTCCTTTACGTTTCCACTTACGGCGGGGTGCTGCCGCTTCCGCTGCCGATCGTGGGACGCCTGAACCTGCTGCAAGACGCGGTGATCAAACGCTACAGCGTGGAAGACAAGATCGAAAAAGACGGGATCGCGGACACCTTCCGCATCGTGCCGAGTAAGGACGACCTGGCGTCCATGCGCTCTATCGTGCGCATCAAGGTGACCGACGCCGCGGGCCAGGAAACGTGGCAGGAGCGTTCGATCGTGCTTTCGTCGACCGGCGCCACCATTTTGACGGAGGCTGTCACCTGA
- a CDS encoding PEP-CTERM sorting domain-containing protein, translated as MFASKRLTHAVLTGMALWLFSSAHASAAVLDFEGLADFTPVTNQYAGLGVTFQNATAGVIPPDGTLNEIDFPPTSGTTLITNEIDLDNDGFPDVTGPMTITFTPYPYLNVGGYFTYADFGQSGDPLTLSAFGPGDPLNPLATLTLFENLGSPQLLSFSGIGPISSLLASGGQGSNFTLDNFTFTGRFAPGGSLVPEPSSLIFLTLGLAALGMGSRLKSNR; from the coding sequence ATGTTCGCTTCAAAACGTCTTACTCATGCCGTTCTGACCGGAATGGCGCTCTGGCTTTTTTCGAGCGCGCACGCTTCCGCCGCCGTTCTTGATTTCGAAGGTCTGGCCGATTTCACTCCCGTGACGAATCAGTACGCGGGGCTCGGCGTCACGTTTCAAAACGCGACGGCCGGTGTCATTCCTCCCGACGGCACGCTGAACGAAATCGATTTTCCGCCGACTTCCGGCACCACGCTCATCACGAACGAAATCGACTTGGACAACGACGGGTTTCCGGACGTCACCGGCCCCATGACGATTACCTTCACGCCGTATCCGTATCTCAACGTCGGAGGTTACTTCACGTACGCGGACTTCGGCCAATCCGGCGATCCGTTGACGCTTTCGGCTTTCGGCCCCGGCGATCCTCTGAATCCGCTGGCCACGCTCACGCTTTTCGAAAACCTGGGAAGCCCGCAGCTCCTGTCTTTTTCCGGGATTGGCCCGATTTCGTCGCTTCTCGCGTCGGGCGGCCAGGGCAGCAACTTTACGCTCGATAATTTTACGTTCACCGGGCGCTTCGCCCCAGGCGGTTCGCTGGTTCCGGAACCTTCGTCCCTGATTTTTTTGACTCTTGGATTGGCGGCTCTGGGCATGGGCTCAAGGCTTAAAAGCAATCGTTAA